In a single window of the Scylla paramamosain isolate STU-SP2022 unplaced genomic scaffold, ASM3559412v1 Contig23, whole genome shotgun sequence genome:
- the LOC135097509 gene encoding uncharacterized protein LOC135097509 codes for MGGPLAAARSPHVPCAPSPACTRAIHTAVVHSSGGHTLLRGTPAFQQAPTSFASVALRYGRRCSSPQTPQLTGCASCTAASHSAQISPSGPRSQRLTSSSGDHWSAFISKNHRTQSVGAAVPAGEMDWLPAPSPCSK; via the coding sequence ATGGGCGGTCCCCTGGCTGCCGCCCGCTCCCCACACGTGCCTTGTGCCCCCTCGCCTGCCTGCACCCGTGCTATCCACACTGCCGTCGTTCACTCCTCGGGAGGCCACACACTTCTCCGTGGCACGCCCGCCTTCCAGCAGGCGCCCACGTCCTTTGCCTCCGTGGCGCTGCGGTATGGGCGGCGGTGCAGCTCCCCACAGACGCCCCAGTTGACCGGCTGTGCCTCCTGCACGGCAGCGTCCCACTCCGCCCAGATCTCTCCTTCGGGCCCCAGGTCCCAGCGCCTCACCTCCAGCAGCGGTGACCACTGGAGTGCCTTTATCAGCAAGAACCACCGCACCCAGAGTGTAGGGGCCGCCGTGCCGGCCGGGGAGATGGACTGGCTGCCCGCGCCGTCACCCTGTTCCAAGTAG